A single region of the Thunnus maccoyii chromosome 10, fThuMac1.1, whole genome shotgun sequence genome encodes:
- the LOC121905351 gene encoding piggyBac transposable element-derived protein 3, translating to MQAAKRDLLYSVQDVIVAVKNGESDFEMDSDDTDVSDEEADEDVPGVDKENQQPTDCQAGDFVGIKPQQNKPDQTMAYDRYRWLKKDFISPNTDFSGPAITDDAVSLHTPLEYFQKFVSEDMIQALTKNTNEYSFQKSGTSINTNTKEIEKMIGMYLKMGLMQMSGVCMYWETDTRYPPVSDVMPRNRFQSLLTSLHFVNDLKVSETEKKDKLWKLRPWLDSFREKCLQVVPEEHNSVDEMMIPFKGKFSNIKQYMRGKPQPWGFKLWVRTGSSGMLCDFDVHQESVDGIQAKSELGLPGDVVMKLASTLPEGQNYKVYADNYFTSVPLVVKLLDRGIHYMGTARQVRLPNCNLEDENSLKKRGIGSFDVRVEGNHNICAVKWYDNGAVTFVSSFAGPEPVQKIQRWDNAAKTYIKVERPFIVGTYNKYMGGVDLLDSFAAKYKFPMKSHRWYIYIFWHTIILAVINAWLLYKRDCKALKVSRKEILNRRQFQAQLASSLILVNTTLTEPSLDHGSPVTQTSRSPLKAQKRPLSGDRSPLNGVPAKRSAVHPPLDVRKDQIAHFPVKTKRGRCRHCSKGYTNTLCSKCNVRLCFSEEKNCLWDYHCK from the exons ATGCAAGCAGCAAAGAGAGATCTGCTATACAGTGTGCAGGATGTGATTGTTGCTGTCAAAAATGGAGAGAGTGATTTTGAGATGGACTCAGACGACACTGATGTGAGTGATGAAGAGGCAGATGAAGATGTCCCTGGAGTggacaaagaaaaccagcaacCCACTGACTGCCAAGCTGGTGATTTTGTGGGCATCAAGCCCCAACAAAACAAACCAGACCAGACCATGGCCTATGACAGGTATCGTTGGCTGAAAAAGGATTTTATCAGTCCCAATACTGATTTTTCTGGTCCGGCTATCACAGATGATGCCGTTTCCCTCCACACACCACTGGAGTACTTCCAGAAGTTTGTATCAGAAGACATGATTCAGGCTCTGACGAAAAACACAAATGAGTACAGCTTTCAAAAGAGTGGAACATCTATAAACACCAATACAAAGGAAATTGAAAAAATGATTGGCATGTACCTGAAGATGGGCCTCATGCAAATGTCTGGAGTCTGTATGTATTGGGAGACAGACACGCGGTACCCCCCTGTTTCTGATGTGATGCCACGCAACAGATTCCAATCTCTGTTGACATCATTACATTTTGTAAACGACTTGAAAGTGTCGGAGAcggaaaagaaagacaaactcTGGAAACTCAGACCATGGCTTGATTCGTTTAGAGAGAAATGCCTGCAGGTGGTGCCAGAAGAGCACAACTCTGTGGATGAGATGATGATTCCTTTTAAGGGGAAATTCAGCAACATTAAGCAATATATGCGAGGCAAACCACAGCCATGGGGGTTCAAACTGTGGGTAAGAACTGGAAGCTCTGGCATGCTCTGTGACTTTGATGTGCACCAAGAGAGTGTCGATGGAATACAAGCAAAATCTGAACTTGGATTGCCAGGTGATGTTGTGATGAAGCTTGCCTCCACGCTTCCAGAAGGTCAGAACTACAAGGTCTATGCAGACAACTACTTCACCAGTGTCCCATTGGTAGTTAAGCTCCTTGATCGTGGAATTCATTATATGGGAACAGCCAGGCAGGTACGCCTACCCAACTGTAACCTTGAAGACGAGAACAGCTTGAAGAAAAGGGGGATAGGAAGCTTTGATGTCAGGGTGGAGGGGAACCACAACATCTGTGCTGTCAAATGGTATGACAATGGGGCAGTCACATTTGTGTCATCCTTTGCTGGACCAGAGCCTGTGCAGAAGATTCAACGCTGGGATAATGCTGCCAAAACCTACATTAAAGTTGAGAGGCCTTTCATCGTGGGTACCTACAACAAATACATGGGAGGTGTGGATCTGTTGGACTCATTTGCAGCCAAATACAAGTTCCCCATGAAATCCCACCGCTGGTACATCTACATCTTCTGGCACACCATTATCCTCGCTGTGATCAACGCCTGGCTCCTCTACAAGCGGGACTGCAAAGCTCTCAAGGTTTCTAGGAAAGAAATACTGAACAGGAGACAGTTTCAGGCTCAACTAGCATCCTCTCTCATCCTG GTGAACACAACTCTCACTGAACCATCTTTAGATCATGGAAGCCCGGTAACACAGACATCAAGGAGCCCTTTGAAAGCTCAGAAGAGACCATTGTCAGGTGATAGGAGTCCACTAAACGGGGTCCCAGCCAAGAGGTCAGCTGTACACCCTCCACTGGATGTACGAAAGGACCAAATCGCACATTTCCCAGTGAAGACGAAGAGAGGACGCTGCCGACACTGCAGTAAAGGCTACACCAACACGCTATGCAGCAAGTGTAATGTTCGTCTTTGCTTTTCAGAGGAAAAGAACTGTCTTTGGGACTATCACTGTAAATGA
- the rnf115a gene encoding E3 ubiquitin-protein ligase RNF115, protein MAEAAAVPPHRFFCHCCKGEVNPKLPEYICPRCDSGFIEEVTEDSSLLEGGANGIDDTATQFAELWHLLLLERPFTTDSDNPDSEPRLPGGRLGSLSDLGGLGGGPIGGSVPAGLGGPMGGLLGAGEHWGPGRPPRLHSQRRYRSRGSSRPDRSPAVEGIVQQFLAGLFANSGVPGSPPLSWTGMLHSNPGDYAWGQGGLDAVITQLLGQLENTGPPPAEKEKISSLPTVNISQEQADCCMECPVCKEDFGVGEPVRQLPCNHFFHSDCIVPWLEMHDTCPVCRKSLNGEDSSSQPSSESPSLSMDPRTQERWSF, encoded by the exons ATGGCGGAGGCTGCGGCTGTTCCCCCGCATCggtttttctgtcactgttgtAAGGGAGAAGTAAACCCCAAACTCCCG GAGTACATCTGTCCAAGATGTGATTCAGGGTTTATAGAGGAAGTAACAGAAGATTCCAG TCTCCTAGAGGGTGGCGCTAATGGGATAGATGACACAGCCACACAGTTTGCAGAG TTATGGCACCTGTTGTTACTGGAGCGGCCGTTTACAACAGACAGCGACAACCCTGACTCAGAACCCCGGCTCCCTGGAGGGCGCTTGGGAAGTCTCAGTGACCTGGGAGGGTTGGGAGGTGGACCAATCGGGGGGTCAGTCCCAGCAGGCCTAGGGGGACCCATGGGGGGTCTACTAGGAGCTGGGGAACACTGGGGACCAGGACGTCCCCCTCGCCTGCACAGCCAGAGGAGATACCggtccagaggcagcagcaggcCCGACCGCTCGCCCGCTGTGGAAGG GATTGTACAACAGTTTCTTGCCGGTCTCTTCGCCAACTCTGGAGTCCCCGGCTCACCTCCCCTCTCATG GACGGGGATGCTGCACTCTAACCCAGGGGATTACGCCTGGGGGCAGGGAGGGTTAGACGCAGTGATAACACAG tTACTAGGTCAGTTGGAGAACACAGGACCTCCAccagcagagaaagagaagatcTCTTCTCTCCCAACTGTTAATATCTCTCAGGAACAAGCAG ACTGCTGTATGGAATGTCCGGTGTGCAAAGAGGACTTTGGGGTGGGAGAGCCTGTCAGACAGCTACCCTGCAACCACTTCTTTCATTCAGACTGTATAGTACCATGGCTGGAAATG CATGACACGTGTCCAGTGTGTAGGAAGAGTTTGAATGGAGaagacagcagcagccagccCTCGTCAGAGTCCCCCTCCCTCTCCATGGACCCTCGCACACAGGAGAGATGGTCCTTCTGA
- the gba gene encoding lysosomal acid glucosylceramidase, producing MALSLSSSVLLVLVFLTVEVTLCTGSNKCVARDFGHDSVVCECNSTYCDSVGSVTLPPLGQYLSYLSSRAGSRLEAGQGQVQVNRTGAGLRLTIVPYQKYQKIRGFGGAMTDAAAINILSLSAGAQDQLLRQYFSAEGIGYSVVRVPMASCDFSTRLYTYADTHGDYSLDNFTLAPEDINMKIPLLQRAQALSPHPLSLLGSAWSAPAWMKTNGALTGKGSLKGQPGGKEHKTWAHYYIRFLEEYAKYNLTFWALTTGNEPSAGQMTNYSFQALGFTPEEQRDWVALDLGPALQASSYPHTHILILDDNRLLLPHWAKVVLNDVHAGRYIHGVAVHWYMDGLVPAEISLGVTHHLYPEYYLFGTEACAGWNPLDRGVKLGSWDRAEQYAHDILQDLNHYVVGWTDWNLALDQTGGPNWVKNFVDSPVIVDAQRDVFYKQPTFYSMAHFSKFLWEGSQRVGVSASVATDLESSAFIRPDGSVVLIILNRSSSEIQFEVWDPAVGYIPCTAPAHSLLTLAWNTH from the exons ATGGCGTTGTCATTGTCATCATCTGTCCTATTGGTCCTTGTTTTCCTCACAGTAGAAGTGACTCTCTGTACAG gAAGCAATAAATGTGTTGCCAGGGACTTTGGCCATGACTCtgtggtgtgtgagtgtaatTCAACTTACTGTGACAGTGTGGGATCAGTCACCCTCCCTCCTCTGGGACAGTACCTCTCTTACCTGAGCAGCAGGGCGGGCAGCAGACTAGAGGCGGGCCAGGGTCAAGTCCAGGTTAACAGAACCGGAGCAG GCCTCAGGTTGACCATTGTTCCCTACCAGAAGTACCAGAAGATCAGGGGGTTTGGTGGAGCCATGACAGATGCAGCAGCCATCAACATCCTGTCCCTCTCTGCTGGAGCACAGGACCAGCTGCTACGACAGTACTTCTCCGCTGAAG GTATCGGCTACAGCGTGGTGCGTGTGCCCATGGCCAGCTGTGACTTCTCTACCCGTCTGTACACCTACGCTGACACACATGGAGACTACAGCCTGGACAATTTCACACTGGCCCCCGAGGACATCAACATGAag aTCCCTCTGCTGCAGCGTGCCCAGGCCTTGTCTCCTCACCCCCTGTCTTTGCTGGGCAGCGCCTGGAGTGCCCCCGCCTGGATGAAAACTAATGGTGCACTCACAGGAAAGGGCTCCTTGAAGGGCCAGCCAGGGGGCAAAGAGCATAAAACCTGGGCTCACTACTACATCAG GTTCCTTGAGGAATATGCTAAATATAACTTGACCTTCTGGGCACTGACTACAGGGAATGAGCCCTCTGCAGGGCAGATGACAAACTACAG tttCCAGGCCCTGGGCTTCACTCCTGAGGAGCAGAGGGACTGGGTGGCCTTGGATTTGGGCCCTGCGCTGCAAGCTTCGTCATACCCACACACGCATATCCTCATACTAGATGACAACCGCCTGCTGCTGCCTCACTGGGCTAAAGTG GTCTTAAATGATGTTCATGCAGGAAGGTACATTCACGGTGTGGCAGTCCACTGGTACATGGACGGCCTTGTCCCAGCTGAGATAAGCCTGGGAGTCACCCATCACCTCTACCCAGAGTATTACCTGTTTGGCACTGAGGCCTGCGCTGGCTGGAACCCACTGGACAGAGGGGTGAAGCTGGGGAGCTGGGACAGGGCTGAACAGTACGCACATGACATTCTACAG GATTTAAATCATTATGTGGTGGGCTGGACTGACTGGAACCTTGCGTTGGACCAGACTGGTGGGCCAAACTGGGTTAAAAACTTCGTGGACAGCCCTGTGATAGTGGATGCACAGCGAGACGTCTTCTACAAGCAGCCGACCTTCTACAGCATGGCCCACTTCAG TAAGTTCCTGTGGGAGGGGTCTCAGAGAGTGGGTGTGTCTGCCAGCGTAGCAACAGACTTGGAATCCTCTGCCTTCATCAGACCGGACGGCTCGGTGGTGCTCATCATACTCAACAG gTCGTCATCAGAGATCCAGTTTGAAGTCTGGGATCCCGCTGTGGGCTACATCCCCTGCACAGCTCCGGCTCATTCCTTACTCACACTTGCTTGGAACACACACTGA
- the dap3 gene encoding 28S ribosomal protein S29, mitochondrial codes for MALQRLSFRLRQTVTHVRSLHTSGCGQQQEAVAVESEPEPFSVFRTHEKDPACQSEKHIGQYYTIPPAHIRTVFPHGLPWRYRQQVKTFNEACVMVRQPALEVISYLKKTDNSKPALRYLFYGLKGSGKTMSLCHTVHFCYTQGWLVLHIPDAHLWVKNCKELLPSSYNTSRFDQPLQAIEWLRNFRTTNEQFLSKIKTKQRYVWTKREFTEEGSLLGELVDQGISRAKSSSDVVGAVMKELRQQSGQPGSDFRLAVAVDGVNALWGRSTIKKEDKSAVDLEELTLVYNLRKLIKNDLIGGAIITSLSQTGSLYTSKSDYLPQELLGERGFDSMDPFIPVSVPNYSEREFESCYLYYMDRHWLQHPQSRAEEGKKELIFLSNRNPWMFEKICAAL; via the exons ATGGCCCTTCAAAGATTGTCCTTCAGACTACGACAAACG GTAACGCATGTACGATCCCTTCATACCAGCGGATGTGGCCAGCAGCAGGAGGCTGTGGCTGTAGAGTCAGAACCTGAGCCCTTCTCAGTCTTCAGAACACATGAGAAAGATCCA GCATGTCAGTCAGAGAAACATATTGGACAATATTACACTATACCCCCTGCACACATCCGTACCGTGTTCCCTCATGGCCTCCCCTGGCGCTATCGACAACAG GTGAAGACATTTAATGAAGCCTGTGTGATGGTGAGGCAGCCTGCACTGGAGGTCATCTCTTACCTGAAGAAAACTGACAACAGCAAACCTGCTCTTCGATATCTATTCT ATGGATTAAAGGGCAGTGGAAAGACgatgtctctctgtcacacagtCCACTTCTGCTATACACAAGGATGGCTGGTGCTGCATATACCTGATG CCCACCTCTGGGTGAAGAACTGTAAGGAGCTGCTGCCTTCGTCCTATAACACGTCTCGTTTTGACCAGCCGTTACAAGCCATTGAATGGTTGCGCAACTTCAGAACCACCAACGAGCAATTCCTTTCAAAG ATAAAGACAAAGCAGCGCTATGTGTGGACAAAGAGAGAGTTCACTGAGGAGGGAAGTCTACTAGGAGAGCTGGTGGATCAG GGTATATCTCGCGCAAAGAGCAGCAGCGATGTGGTGGGGGCGGTGATGAAGGAGCTGAGGCAGCAAAGCGGGCAGCCAGGGTCAGACTTTCGCCTGGCCGTGGCTGTGGATGGTGTCAACGCCCTGTGGGGAAGATCCACCATCAAGAAGGAGGATAAGAGCGCT GTGGATCTGGAGGAGCTCACTTTGGTTTATAACCTGAGGAAGCTGATAAAGAATGACTTG ATCGGAGGCGCCATCATCACATCTCTGTCTCAGACCGGGTCTCTCTACACTTCGAAATCTGACTACTTGCCTCAAGAGCTGCTgggagag AGAGGGTTTGACAGCATGGACCCGTTCATCCCGGTGTCAGTGCCCAACTACAGTGAGAGAGAGTTTGAGAGCTGTTACCTCTACTACATGGACCGCCACTGGCTACAGCATCCACAGA GCCGAGCAGAGGAAGGGAAGAAAGAACTCATATTTTTGAGCAACAGAAATCCATGGATGTTCGAAAAAATTTGTGCCGCCTTATGA